A genomic stretch from Deltaproteobacteria bacterium includes:
- a CDS encoding NgoFVII family restriction endonuclease: MPTILDNIDKKLLPNLNDWLKSAKRADFCVGYFNLRGWRGIAGPLDAWTGTDENRCRLLIGMHVSAAAEIDEIIGDGMSKKSLLGLEELKELRREMAKSLREQLSYGSFSNVDEAGLRQLYRQLKNKQVSVKLYPHRLHAKLYLFHYDHSVKPFHAVVGSSNLTRSGLEKQGELNVTVEENGACAELLQWFNDRWNDPKCFDVSEELIQAIEDSWASEEIVPPYFIYLKMAYHLSELAREGVRTFSLPQEFRGVLLPFQEKAVQIAAYHVNEYGGVMIGDVVGLGKTMVASALAKVFQEDQRSRILIVCPKNLKKMWEEYAEHFKIAARVLSQSEILTQLDEINHVYDLVIIDESHNLRNREGKRFKRLQQYIHENGSRCVLLTATPYNKEYRDLSSQLGLFMNETDDLGIRPERAIRQIGGDKAFVARHSCHPTTLKAFDKSEYSEDWRNLMRLFLIRRTRGFVKEHYAKTDPKNGRKYLEMGDGTRSYFPDRMPKTQKFEINDQYAQLYSVKIVDIINKLELPRYGLGAYVKDGSRKASKAEEGLLDDLSRAG; encoded by the coding sequence GTGCCGACAATTCTCGACAATATCGACAAGAAGCTCCTCCCGAACCTGAACGATTGGCTGAAATCCGCAAAGCGAGCGGATTTTTGTGTGGGTTACTTTAACCTGCGCGGATGGAGGGGGATCGCGGGACCATTAGATGCATGGACTGGCACCGATGAAAACCGATGCCGGTTGCTGATCGGGATGCACGTCAGCGCCGCTGCGGAAATCGACGAGATCATTGGCGATGGCATGTCGAAGAAAAGTCTGCTCGGCCTGGAGGAGTTGAAAGAACTCCGTCGGGAGATGGCGAAGAGCTTACGGGAGCAGCTTTCCTACGGTTCGTTCAGCAACGTCGACGAAGCGGGACTTCGGCAGCTCTATCGGCAACTCAAGAATAAGCAGGTTTCGGTAAAGCTTTACCCTCACCGGCTGCACGCGAAGCTCTACCTTTTCCATTATGACCACTCCGTGAAGCCGTTCCATGCCGTCGTTGGCAGCAGCAACCTCACCCGGTCCGGGCTTGAGAAACAGGGCGAGTTAAACGTTACGGTCGAAGAGAACGGCGCATGCGCCGAACTTCTTCAGTGGTTCAATGATCGATGGAATGATCCGAAATGCTTTGATGTTTCGGAAGAGCTGATTCAGGCAATCGAGGATAGCTGGGCGAGTGAAGAGATCGTCCCCCCTTACTTCATCTACCTCAAAATGGCCTACCACCTGTCGGAGCTGGCGCGTGAGGGCGTCCGGACGTTTTCATTGCCGCAGGAATTCCGCGGGGTCCTGCTGCCGTTTCAGGAGAAAGCCGTTCAGATAGCCGCCTATCACGTCAACGAATACGGCGGGGTGATGATCGGGGATGTGGTCGGCCTCGGCAAAACGATGGTCGCGTCGGCACTTGCGAAGGTCTTCCAGGAAGATCAGCGGTCGAGAATTCTGATTGTCTGCCCGAAAAACCTGAAGAAAATGTGGGAGGAGTACGCGGAGCATTTCAAGATTGCCGCGCGCGTGCTCTCCCAGAGCGAAATCCTGACGCAACTGGACGAAATCAACCACGTCTACGATCTCGTCATCATCGACGAAAGCCATAATCTGAGAAATCGAGAAGGCAAAAGATTCAAAAGGCTTCAGCAATATATCCATGAGAACGGGAGCCGCTGCGTTCTACTGACCGCGACACCATACAACAAGGAATACCGGGATCTTTCCAGCCAACTCGGTCTGTTCATGAACGAGACGGATGATCTTGGTATCCGGCCGGAGCGGGCGATCCGGCAGATCGGCGGCGATAAGGCATTTGTCGCCAGGCACTCGTGCCATCCGACGACGCTGAAGGCGTTCGACAAGAGCGAGTATTCCGAAGACTGGCGCAACCTCATGCGGCTGTTCCTGATTCGCCGTACTCGCGGGTTCGTGAAAGAGCATTACGCCAAAACCGATCCCAAGAACGGCAGAAAGTATCTGGAGATGGGTGACGGCACGAGATCGTATTTCCCGGACCGGATGCCAAAAACACAGAAGTTCGAGATCAACGATCAGTACGCCCAGCTCTATTCGGTAAAAATCGTCGACATCATCAATAAGCTGGAACTCCCCCGGTACGGACTTGGTGCCTATGTGAAGGACGGAAGCCGGAAGGCCAGCAAGGCAGAGGAAGGGCTCCTTGATGATCTTTCGCGTGCGGGA
- a CDS encoding phosphotransferase family protein: protein MTEPAGRLPGELVDVRESQRFDADSLDRYMAAHVDGYHGPLKVQQFEGGQSNPTFAALTPGRNYVIRKKPPGKLEKSAHAVEREYRIITALQSSGVPVPRTFALCEDNSVIGTPFFVMEAVQGRIFRNPAMPEVAAPEERREMYSDMVRVLARLHRIDWNAAGLADYGKPANYMGRQVALWKDQYTRTKTHDIESMDRLMAWFPDHLPKDDWTTIMHGDYRLDNVVFHPVEPKIVAVLDWELSTLGHPLVDLTANTMLYYVPNNPMAGKMGGQSGLMGVKFAELGIPTEAEYIGLYAWEMGLEAIPDYRYFMAFGMFRGAAIIQGIVRRHLDGNASSSRAAMFGPAVRLLADLAYRQVADRIGN from the coding sequence ATGACAGAACCGGCGGGACGCTTGCCCGGAGAACTGGTCGATGTGCGGGAGTCGCAGAGATTCGATGCGGACTCGCTGGACCGGTACATGGCCGCCCACGTCGATGGCTACCACGGTCCGCTGAAAGTGCAGCAGTTCGAAGGCGGCCAGTCGAACCCCACCTTCGCCGCCCTGACGCCTGGACGGAACTACGTCATCCGCAAGAAGCCGCCAGGCAAGCTGGAAAAATCGGCCCATGCCGTCGAGCGGGAATACCGGATCATCACGGCGCTCCAGTCGAGCGGCGTGCCGGTTCCCAGAACCTTTGCCCTCTGTGAGGACAATTCCGTCATCGGAACCCCGTTCTTCGTCATGGAAGCGGTACAGGGACGGATATTCCGGAACCCCGCGATGCCGGAGGTTGCGGCACCGGAGGAGCGCCGGGAGATGTATTCCGACATGGTCCGGGTTCTGGCGAGGCTCCACCGGATCGACTGGAACGCGGCGGGGCTGGCCGACTACGGCAAGCCGGCCAACTACATGGGCCGTCAGGTGGCGCTCTGGAAGGACCAGTACACCCGCACAAAGACCCACGACATCGAATCGATGGACAGGCTCATGGCGTGGTTCCCGGATCACCTCCCCAAGGACGACTGGACCACGATCATGCACGGCGACTACCGGCTCGATAACGTGGTGTTCCACCCGGTGGAACCGAAGATCGTCGCCGTGCTCGACTGGGAACTCTCCACGCTGGGGCATCCGCTGGTCGATCTCACGGCAAACACCATGCTCTACTACGTGCCGAACAACCCGATGGCCGGCAAGATGGGCGGCCAGTCGGGGCTGATGGGCGTGAAGTTTGCCGAACTCGGCATCCCGACCGAGGCCGAATACATTGGTCTCTACGCCTGGGAGATGGGGCTCGAGGCGATCCCTGACTACAGGTATTTCATGGCCTTCGGAATGTTTCGCGGGGCGGCGATCATCCAGGGCATCGTCAGGCGGCATCTGGACGGCAACGCCAGTTCGTCGCGGGCGGCCATGTTCGGCCCGGCGGTCCGGTTGCTCGCCGATCTGGCCTACCGCCAGGTAGCGGACCGGATCGGAAACTAG
- a CDS encoding methyltransferase — protein sequence MTAPLDPSHILQTGFGFWPARTLLSAVELELFTKLGDEALTAPELGKRLGLHPRGFHDFFDSLVALGLLSRDGDGESSRYKNTPQTAHFLDKKKAENYVGGILEMAGARLYRFWGDLTEALRTGKPQNEIKHTGAPMFEELYRSPERLEQFMSAMAGISRGNFQALMEKFDFSPYKTLCDVGGATGLLSILAARHHPHLECLSFDLPVVQPIATRHIEKAGVAGRVKAVAGDFFKEGLPKTDVITMGMILHDWNLEGKMRLIRLAHDALPEGGAFIAIENLIDDARRENAFGLGMSLNMLIEFGDAFDYTGADFSRWCREAGFRRTEVLHLNGPCSAAIAYK from the coding sequence ATGACCGCACCTCTCGATCCTTCTCACATACTCCAGACCGGATTCGGATTCTGGCCCGCCCGGACGCTCTTGAGCGCCGTGGAACTGGAACTGTTCACGAAGCTGGGCGATGAGGCCCTGACGGCTCCGGAACTGGGCAAACGGCTGGGGCTTCACCCCAGGGGGTTCCACGATTTCTTCGATAGCCTCGTCGCCCTCGGCCTGCTGTCGCGGGATGGCGACGGGGAAAGCAGCCGCTATAAAAACACGCCCCAAACGGCGCATTTCCTCGACAAGAAGAAGGCCGAAAACTACGTCGGCGGAATCCTGGAAATGGCCGGGGCCCGTTTGTACCGATTCTGGGGCGATCTCACCGAGGCGCTCCGGACCGGCAAGCCCCAGAACGAGATCAAGCACACGGGCGCACCGATGTTCGAGGAACTGTACCGGTCGCCGGAACGGCTCGAACAGTTCATGTCCGCCATGGCGGGAATCTCCCGCGGGAACTTTCAGGCGCTCATGGAGAAGTTCGATTTCTCCCCCTACAAGACCCTCTGCGACGTGGGCGGAGCCACCGGCCTCCTGTCCATCCTGGCCGCCAGACACCACCCGCATCTTGAGTGCCTCAGCTTCGACCTGCCGGTCGTTCAGCCCATCGCCACCCGGCATATCGAAAAGGCCGGAGTCGCCGGGCGCGTGAAAGCCGTAGCGGGGGATTTCTTCAAGGAAGGTCTCCCGAAAACTGACGTGATCACGATGGGGATGATCCTGCATGACTGGAATCTCGAGGGTAAAATGCGGCTGATCCGGCTCGCCCATGACGCCCTGCCCGAAGGCGGTGCCTTCATCGCCATCGAAAACCTCATCGACGATGCCCGCCGTGAAAACGCATTCGGCCTGGGCATGTCGCTCAACATGCTGATCGAGTTTGGCGACGCCTTCGACTACACCGGCGCCGATTTCTCCCGCTGGTGCAGGGAGGCCGGATTCCGCCGGACCGAAGTCCTGCACCTGAACGGTCCCTGCAGCGCGGCCATCGCCTACAAGTAG
- a CDS encoding DUF4212 domain-containing protein, with protein MTGQPPPDTRSYWREHLRLIALLLAVWFTVSFGFGILLADWLDQFRFFGFRLGFWFAQQGSIYLFVGLIAFYAVRMNRLDRKHGVDRFETPATRPPDGGPAH; from the coding sequence ATGACAGGCCAGCCACCTCCCGATACCCGCTCCTACTGGCGCGAGCATTTGAGACTGATCGCCCTGCTGCTGGCGGTCTGGTTCACCGTGTCGTTCGGATTCGGCATCCTGCTGGCCGACTGGCTCGACCAGTTCCGCTTCTTCGGCTTCAGGCTCGGATTCTGGTTCGCCCAGCAGGGATCAATCTACCTGTTCGTCGGCCTGATCGCCTTCTATGCCGTACGGATGAACCGCCTGGACCGGAAGCACGGCGTGGACAGGTTCGAAACGCCCGCCACACGGCCCCCTGACGGAGGCCCCGCCCACTGA
- a CDS encoding cation acetate symporter, with protein MSVQTWTYIIVGLSFALYIGIAIWSKVASTREFYVAGRGVHPVTNGLATAADWMSAASFISMAGLIAFDGRDGSRYLMGWTGGYVLLALLLAPYLRKFGKFTVPDFVGDRYYSTTARLVAVVCVLFVSFTYIAGQMRGVGIVFSRFLNVSIDNGVIVGMIIVFSYAVLGGMKGITYTQVAQYCVLIFAFMVPAVFISLLLTGHPVPQTGFGGRLLGSGEYLLDRLDGLTTELGFGEYTAGRKSTIDVLCITAALMVGTAGLPHVIIRFFTVPSARDARVSAGWTLLFIAILYTTAPAVAAFARVNLIESVSNTAYTETPDWFRRWETTGLVAWMDKDADGRIAYVAGDPFAGKPVFTGETGRNGERLLSNTASPGRNELYIDPDIMVLANPEIAHLPAWVIALVAAGGLAAALSTAAGLLLVISTAISHDLLKKALLPEITDERELLFARVAAGAAVLAAAWFGIHPPGFVAQVVAFAFGLAAATFFPVLVLGVFSKRVNREGAIAGMVMGLVFTFGYIVKFKFVSPELNTPAHWWLGISPEGIGTVGMLINTAVMIAVSALTPPPPDDVQKMIEEIRLPGER; from the coding sequence ATGAGCGTCCAGACGTGGACATACATCATCGTGGGCCTGTCGTTCGCCCTCTACATCGGCATCGCCATCTGGTCGAAAGTCGCCTCGACCCGCGAGTTCTACGTTGCCGGCCGTGGCGTCCATCCCGTCACCAACGGACTTGCCACCGCCGCCGACTGGATGTCGGCGGCATCGTTCATCTCGATGGCGGGCCTGATCGCCTTCGATGGCCGGGACGGCTCCAGGTATCTCATGGGGTGGACAGGTGGCTACGTGTTACTTGCCCTTCTGCTCGCCCCGTATCTTAGGAAATTCGGCAAGTTCACGGTGCCCGACTTCGTGGGCGACCGGTATTACTCCACTACCGCAAGGCTCGTGGCCGTGGTCTGCGTGCTGTTCGTCTCCTTCACCTATATCGCCGGCCAGATGCGCGGAGTGGGGATCGTCTTTTCCCGGTTCCTGAACGTCAGCATCGACAATGGCGTCATTGTCGGAATGATCATCGTTTTTTCCTACGCCGTGCTGGGCGGAATGAAGGGGATCACCTACACGCAGGTCGCGCAGTATTGCGTGCTGATCTTCGCGTTCATGGTCCCGGCCGTTTTCATTTCGCTACTACTGACGGGCCACCCGGTACCGCAGACCGGCTTTGGCGGGAGGCTGCTTGGGAGCGGGGAGTATCTCCTCGACCGGCTGGACGGCCTCACCACCGAACTGGGCTTTGGCGAATATACTGCCGGCAGGAAATCCACCATCGACGTCCTGTGCATTACCGCCGCCCTGATGGTGGGGACCGCGGGCCTGCCTCATGTCATCATCCGGTTCTTCACGGTGCCGAGCGCCAGGGATGCCCGTGTCTCGGCCGGATGGACACTGCTGTTCATCGCCATCCTCTATACCACGGCTCCGGCTGTGGCGGCTTTTGCCCGCGTGAACCTGATCGAGTCGGTCAGCAACACCGCCTACACGGAAACCCCGGACTGGTTCCGCCGCTGGGAGACGACCGGGCTGGTCGCCTGGATGGACAAGGACGCCGATGGCCGCATCGCCTATGTCGCCGGTGACCCGTTTGCCGGGAAACCGGTATTCACCGGTGAAACCGGCAGAAACGGAGAGCGGTTGCTGTCCAACACGGCCAGTCCGGGCCGCAACGAACTTTATATAGATCCTGACATCATGGTGCTGGCAAATCCCGAAATTGCCCACCTGCCGGCATGGGTCATCGCGCTGGTGGCGGCCGGCGGTCTTGCCGCCGCACTCTCGACGGCGGCAGGGCTTCTGCTCGTCATCTCGACGGCGATCTCCCACGACCTGCTGAAGAAGGCGCTCCTGCCCGAGATCACCGACGAGCGCGAACTGCTGTTCGCCCGTGTGGCGGCCGGTGCGGCAGTACTCGCCGCCGCCTGGTTCGGCATTCACCCCCCGGGCTTCGTGGCCCAGGTGGTTGCCTTCGCCTTCGGTCTGGCGGCGGCGACTTTTTTCCCGGTGCTGGTTCTGGGGGTTTTTTCGAAACGGGTGAACCGCGAGGGCGCCATCGCCGGCATGGTAATGGGCCTCGTATTCACCTTCGGCTATATCGTGAAGTTCAAGTTCGTGAGCCCGGAGCTGAACACCCCCGCCCACTGGTGGCTTGGCATTTCACCGGAAGGAATAGGCACCGTCGGCATGCTCATCAATACGGCAGTCATGATCGCCGTCAGCGCCCTGACGCCGCCGCCACCGGACGATGTTCAGAAGATGATCGAGGAAATCCGGCTGCCCGGAGAGCGTTAG
- a CDS encoding fatty acid hydroxylase family protein → MERLSAIPEAVARFREEYRREVLPKNYSGIRHLIISNSIGLGTMALCLSRLENVRWWEWMIVPAGFLIGNYGEYHFHRGPMHHKTKCLEAGFLRHTVRHHHFYRHDAMAAESTQDYHMVLFPWWFLVVVIVVFGVPLALAAGFTVSSNAGWLLLFTITAYYLNYEWLHLAYHLPEDSWLRKLPFMNTLRQMHTRHHDPTLMHRWNFNITYPVFDWIYGTWKRGQES, encoded by the coding sequence GTGGAGCGTTTATCCGCCATCCCGGAAGCTGTCGCCCGGTTCCGCGAGGAATACCGGCGCGAGGTATTGCCGAAAAACTACTCGGGCATCCGGCATCTCATCATCAGCAATTCGATTGGGCTCGGGACAATGGCCCTATGCCTCTCGCGGCTCGAAAATGTCCGGTGGTGGGAATGGATGATCGTCCCGGCCGGATTCCTGATCGGAAACTATGGCGAGTACCATTTTCATCGCGGTCCCATGCACCACAAGACGAAGTGCCTTGAGGCGGGTTTCCTGCGCCATACAGTCAGGCACCATCATTTCTACCGGCATGATGCGATGGCGGCCGAATCGACGCAGGACTACCACATGGTCCTGTTCCCCTGGTGGTTTCTTGTGGTCGTGATCGTCGTTTTCGGCGTGCCACTGGCGCTGGCGGCGGGCTTCACTGTTTCCTCGAACGCCGGCTGGTTGCTGCTCTTCACTATCACGGCTTACTACCTCAACTACGAGTGGCTACACCTCGCCTATCATCTGCCGGAAGATTCATGGCTGAGAAAACTTCCGTTCATGAATACGCTCCGCCAGATGCACACGCGTCACCATGATCCCACACTCATGCACCGGTGGAATTTCAACATTACCTATCCGGTGTTCGACTGGATATACGGGACGTGGAAGCGGGGGCAGGAGTCCTAA
- a CDS encoding TetR/AcrR family transcriptional regulator: protein MARLPKPLLDIARRGEKLVRDRDAKGGAAGRPRAGEGARHLEELKHQALVAFGSLLPLGPEAIFKFMALQPRLREGTGQGEADATDVLDLLLRLSEGVGSSSGYARSLRGAARVFVAKGFENARIEDILKAGDVSPRTFYQFFRNKNEVLAAHSELFLTVVFELMRRDLEREGSPDEKLQRFARILVGGMAVIDRMALVVVSEALRPSGPLSPLYEQFRSEVTEMLAPVLAERERLQGRPAPEEELSDAERKRWIAVRLIAVMGAVLEIRLNSHTPPAEFQKAMDVVTKILVG, encoded by the coding sequence ATGGCCCGTCTTCCCAAACCCCTGCTCGATATTGCCCGTCGCGGCGAAAAACTGGTGCGTGACCGTGATGCAAAAGGCGGGGCTGCAGGGCGCCCCAGGGCGGGCGAGGGTGCCCGGCACCTTGAGGAACTCAAGCACCAGGCACTTGTCGCGTTCGGCAGTCTGCTGCCGCTGGGGCCGGAAGCAATCTTCAAATTCATGGCACTCCAGCCCCGGCTGCGGGAGGGCACCGGACAGGGTGAAGCGGACGCCACGGACGTGCTCGACCTTCTGCTGCGCCTCTCGGAGGGAGTGGGGAGTTCATCTGGCTATGCGCGGAGCCTGCGCGGGGCGGCGAGGGTGTTCGTGGCCAAAGGGTTCGAAAACGCCCGGATAGAAGACATCCTGAAGGCGGGGGACGTATCCCCACGCACTTTCTACCAGTTCTTCCGGAACAAGAACGAGGTGCTGGCCGCACACAGCGAGCTGTTCCTGACCGTGGTGTTCGAACTGATGCGCCGCGACCTGGAGCGCGAGGGCTCACCGGACGAAAAGCTCCAGCGGTTTGCGCGGATCCTCGTGGGCGGCATGGCCGTGATCGACCGGATGGCGCTTGTCGTGGTGAGTGAGGCGTTGAGGCCATCCGGTCCACTGTCGCCTCTGTACGAACAGTTCCGGTCCGAGGTGACGGAAATGCTGGCCCCGGTGCTGGCCGAGCGCGAGCGGCTTCAGGGCCGGCCTGCACCGGAGGAGGAACTCTCCGATGCCGAGCGGAAACGCTGGATCGCCGTGCGGCTCATCGCCGTCATGGGCGCCGTACTGGAGATACGCCTCAACTCCCATACTCCGCCGGCCGAATTCCAGAAGGCGATGGACGTCGTGACGAAAATACTGGTGGGCTGA
- a CDS encoding SCP2 sterol-binding domain-containing protein → MTPKQLLDEVIPKKIAELAGIEVPNLDAEMQVTIEGDSGGTWTLSAKGGKPQVKSGAPAQPIVVVKTNRQAFDLGFQRGGQQALEMDITGPVQMALKLLPDGDKINMIREQMSGTLLFKVTTTGGEALIGLGFNGDADLANPRCSIETSEAELLEMRDARMPPQQAFMAGKIRLSGDLSLAMTAGMLLAPM, encoded by the coding sequence ATGACCCCGAAACAACTGCTCGATGAAGTGATCCCGAAGAAGATCGCCGAACTGGCCGGCATCGAGGTGCCAAACCTGGACGCCGAGATGCAGGTAACGATTGAAGGCGATAGCGGCGGCACCTGGACGCTGAGCGCCAAGGGCGGAAAACCGCAGGTAAAGTCAGGTGCGCCCGCCCAGCCGATCGTCGTCGTCAAGACCAACCGCCAGGCCTTCGACCTGGGATTCCAGCGCGGTGGCCAGCAGGCCCTCGAAATGGACATCACCGGACCGGTGCAGATGGCCCTGAAGCTGCTGCCGGACGGCGACAAGATCAACATGATCCGCGAGCAGATGTCGGGCACCCTTCTTTTCAAGGTGACGACAACCGGCGGGGAAGCCCTCATCGGCCTCGGTTTCAACGGCGATGCCGATCTCGCCAACCCCCGCTGCTCCATCGAGACGTCGGAAGCCGAACTGCTTGAGATGCGCGATGCGAGGATGCCGCCACAGCAGGCGTTCATGGCCGGCAAGATCCGCCTGTCGGGCGACCTGTCCCTGGCAATGACGGCCGGCATGCTGCTCGCCCCCATGTGA
- a CDS encoding metal-dependent hydrolase: MNTQTMQSRSRPKPPPFAGSPVRQASPLPDGVDITVRHPRFDLARDRKHWMDGDPLMSRVVDALSMFFPDGEKFFIDSVVRFRNEITDPELKKQISAFAGQEAAHTAEHRKYNVHAAGNFAPKAEYVAAFLLGIARRFGSRRRQLAVTVALEHLTATLADIILNDPETAARMDAEHRKLLLWHAAEETEHKSVAFDVYNATGGGFLRRTVLMIGATGFLVAATTGVAAVLLWRDGELLRLRNFSSLYNLFFGSPGLIRKGAREYLRYFRRDFEPWGHDNSALLAAWKNQYAKA, translated from the coding sequence ATGAATACCCAGACCATGCAGTCCCGCTCCCGTCCCAAACCCCCGCCATTCGCCGGCAGCCCGGTCCGTCAGGCCAGCCCCCTTCCTGACGGCGTAGACATCACGGTTCGCCACCCGCGGTTCGATCTTGCCAGGGACCGCAAGCACTGGATGGACGGCGACCCGCTCATGAGCCGTGTCGTGGACGCGCTTTCCATGTTCTTTCCCGACGGCGAGAAGTTTTTCATCGACTCGGTTGTCCGGTTTCGCAATGAAATCACCGACCCGGAGCTGAAAAAGCAGATTTCCGCCTTCGCCGGACAGGAAGCCGCTCACACAGCGGAACACCGCAAATACAACGTCCATGCCGCCGGGAACTTCGCGCCGAAGGCGGAATACGTAGCCGCGTTCCTGCTCGGTATTGCCCGCCGGTTCGGTTCGCGCAGACGCCAACTGGCTGTAACCGTCGCGCTCGAACACCTGACGGCTACGCTGGCAGACATTATCCTGAACGATCCGGAAACCGCTGCCCGGATGGACGCCGAGCATCGGAAACTACTGCTCTGGCATGCCGCCGAGGAAACCGAGCACAAGTCGGTAGCATTCGATGTCTACAATGCCACTGGCGGCGGGTTCCTGCGCCGCACAGTGCTCATGATCGGGGCAACCGGATTTCTGGTTGCAGCCACCACCGGCGTCGCCGCCGTGCTCCTATGGCGGGATGGCGAACTGCTCAGGCTCCGCAATTTCAGCAGCCTTTATAACCTGTTTTTCGGTTCGCCAGGACTCATTCGCAAGGGAGCGAGAGAATATCTCCGCTACTTCCGCCGGGACTTCGAGCCATGGGGCCACGACAACTCGGCCCTGCTCGCCGCCTGGAAAAACCAGTACGCAAAAGCCTGA
- a CDS encoding metal-dependent hydrolase, whose protein sequence is MTTTAAATMPAKQATPLPEGVDIKVRHLKFQFPEKRYWLDNDPFATRFIESLSMFFPDGETFFVKSVLHYRDRITDPELKKQVAAFAGQEHIHSTEHQKYNARAAGRHQKQYEKVAGFLLNGPHSRLASPLDKLAVTTALEHFTAILADEFLKNPAYSSKMEPAHAKLWLWHAAEETEHKAVAFDVYKAVGGGYFRRAFFMLAATMFILLAAIGVTSVMLWRDRMLFRLKTFTSFLMWGFIRPGLFVRVLGNWFDYFKPGFHPWQHNNAHLLADWKKQYAEAA, encoded by the coding sequence ATGACTACAACTGCTGCCGCCACCATGCCCGCAAAACAGGCCACCCCGCTTCCGGAAGGCGTGGACATCAAGGTCCGCCACCTCAAGTTCCAGTTCCCCGAGAAGCGGTACTGGCTGGACAACGATCCGTTCGCCACACGGTTCATCGAATCCCTGTCGATGTTCTTTCCCGACGGCGAGACCTTCTTCGTCAAGTCGGTTCTCCACTACCGGGACCGGATTACCGACCCGGAGCTGAAGAAGCAGGTGGCCGCGTTCGCCGGGCAGGAACACATCCACTCGACCGAACACCAGAAGTACAATGCCCGCGCTGCCGGCAGGCACCAGAAGCAGTACGAAAAGGTCGCCGGTTTCCTGCTGAACGGCCCGCACTCCCGGTTGGCCTCTCCACTGGACAAGCTGGCCGTCACGACCGCATTGGAGCATTTCACTGCGATCCTCGCCGATGAGTTCCTCAAGAACCCCGCCTATTCCAGCAAGATGGAACCCGCCCATGCCAAACTGTGGCTCTGGCATGCAGCCGAGGAAACCGAGCACAAGGCCGTCGCTTTCGATGTCTACAAGGCCGTCGGCGGCGGCTATTTCCGCCGGGCTTTCTTCATGCTGGCCGCGACGATGTTTATCCTGCTCGCCGCGATCGGCGTGACCTCGGTAATGCTCTGGCGCGACCGGATGCTGTTCCGCCTCAAGACCTTCACCAGCTTCCTCATGTGGGGCTTCATCCGGCCGGGGCTGTTTGTCCGGGTGCTGGGCAACTGGTTCGACTACTTCAAACCCGGTTTCCATCCCTGGCAGCACAACAACGCCCACTTGCTCGCCGACTGGAAAAAGCAATACGCTGAAGCGGCGTAA